In a genomic window of Croceibacterium sp. TMG7-5b_MA50:
- a CDS encoding dihydrolipoamide acetyltransferase family protein → MARYSFNLPDIGEGIAEAEIVRWHVAVGDWVAEDSPVADLMTDKATVEMETPVAGRVLEIAGQEGDVIAIGTALVVLETESEQAGPVAAPTPAPTPAPAPASKPAADPVAEQQPTAPLASPAPAPARSDPPTGTRILASPAVRDRARTLGIDLAQVRPAAGDRVRHADLDAFLTYTPGYSAPAGVPADETVPVIGLRRRIAEAMSASKRHIPHFTLVDEADVTALEEARAQLNSGPADRPRLTLLPLLIAATCRALADHRALNAHYDDEGGSVTRHGAVHMGVATATPAGLIVPVVRDAQGQTLWQLAGEITRLSAAARDGTAARAELSGSTFTISSLGPLGGIAATPVINRPEVAILAPGRIVERPAFVADGLGGERVAKRKFVSLSLSCDHRVVDGQDAALFLQALRALLETPARLLAG, encoded by the coding sequence ATGGCCCGTTACAGTTTCAACCTGCCCGATATCGGCGAGGGCATCGCAGAGGCGGAAATCGTGCGCTGGCACGTCGCCGTGGGTGACTGGGTGGCGGAGGACTCGCCCGTCGCCGACCTGATGACCGACAAGGCCACCGTGGAGATGGAGACGCCTGTCGCCGGCCGCGTGCTGGAGATCGCCGGCCAGGAAGGGGATGTGATCGCCATCGGCACCGCGCTGGTGGTGCTGGAGACGGAGAGCGAGCAGGCCGGGCCGGTAGCAGCCCCGACACCAGCCCCTACGCCAGCTCCTGCACCAGCTTCGAAACCGGCCGCTGACCCGGTCGCAGAGCAGCAGCCCACGGCACCGCTGGCATCACCCGCACCTGCACCGGCTCGATCCGATCCGCCAACGGGTACCCGCATCCTCGCCAGCCCCGCCGTGAGGGACCGCGCACGCACGCTCGGCATCGACCTCGCCCAGGTGCGCCCCGCGGCAGGCGACCGCGTGCGCCACGCAGATCTGGACGCCTTCCTGACCTACACGCCCGGTTATAGCGCGCCCGCCGGTGTTCCGGCGGACGAGACCGTGCCCGTCATCGGCCTCCGCCGTCGCATCGCTGAGGCGATGAGCGCGTCCAAGCGACACATCCCTCATTTCACGCTGGTGGACGAGGCGGATGTGACGGCGCTGGAGGAGGCGCGAGCGCAGCTGAATAGTGGGCCGGCGGATCGGCCGCGCCTGACCCTGCTGCCCTTGCTGATCGCTGCCACCTGTCGCGCTCTGGCCGATCATCGCGCACTAAACGCCCATTATGATGACGAGGGCGGCTCCGTCACGCGCCACGGCGCTGTTCACATGGGGGTGGCCACGGCGACGCCGGCCGGGCTGATCGTACCGGTAGTCCGCGACGCGCAGGGACAGACGCTGTGGCAGCTTGCGGGCGAGATCACCCGCCTGTCGGCCGCTGCGCGCGACGGTACTGCGGCGCGTGCCGAACTGTCCGGCTCCACCTTCACCATCAGCTCGCTTGGGCCGCTTGGCGGGATTGCCGCCACGCCGGTCATCAACCGTCCGGAGGTCGCCATCCTGGCGCCCGGCCGTATTGTGGAGCGTCCTGCCTTCGTGGCCGACGGGCTTGGTGGGGAGCGGGTGGCCAAGCGCAAGTTCGTCAGCCTGTCGCTGTCCTGCGACCACCGGGTGGTCGATGGCCAGGATGCGGCATTGTTCCTGCAGGCCCTGCGCGCTTTGCTGGAGACGCCGGCCCGCCTGCTGGCGGGTTGA
- a CDS encoding 5-formyltetrahydrofolate cyclo-ligase, giving the protein MAEIIEEKRLLRERLRKARVEHAATLPREVSALVFNRPPRAVTDLVPDGATIGLYRAMDGEARTAGYLRHFFEAGHPVALPFVKRDAGMTFHLHTDPYEESDLQPGPMGLLQPDPATPVVTPEVLFVPLVGFTATGERLGQGAGYYDRYLAEHPGVIAIGMAWDVQEVPSLPIAVHDMPLTAIVTPTRLLGPF; this is encoded by the coding sequence TGGCCGAGATCATCGAGGAAAAGCGCCTGCTGCGCGAGCGGCTGCGCAAGGCGCGGGTCGAGCATGCGGCGACCCTACCGCGGGAAGTCAGCGCGCTGGTGTTCAACCGCCCGCCGCGCGCCGTCACGGATCTGGTGCCCGACGGCGCCACGATCGGGCTCTACCGCGCCATGGACGGCGAGGCGCGCACGGCCGGATACCTGCGCCACTTCTTCGAGGCCGGGCATCCGGTCGCCCTCCCCTTCGTGAAGCGGGACGCGGGCATGACCTTCCACCTGCACACCGATCCATACGAGGAGAGCGACCTGCAGCCGGGCCCGATGGGCCTGCTGCAGCCCGACCCGGCGACCCCGGTCGTAACGCCGGAGGTGCTGTTCGTGCCGCTGGTCGGCTTCACCGCCACTGGCGAGAGGTTGGGACAGGGTGCGGGATATTATGATCGGTACCTGGCGGAACATCCCGGCGTCATCGCCATCGGCATGGCGTGGGACGTGCAAGAGGTGCCGAGCCTGCCGATCGCCGTCCATGACATGCCTCTAACCGCGATCGTCACGCCCACGCGGCTGCTGGGGCCGTTCTGA
- a CDS encoding DUF2842 domain-containing protein, whose protein sequence is MRERPTLRIPLGVLLLLAGLALYAGLVVQLTPWIGTLPVWLQAVVYLFLGVAWLLPLRRFLIWMETGRWG, encoded by the coding sequence ATGCGGGAGCGGCCGACCCTGCGCATTCCGCTGGGCGTGCTGCTGCTGCTGGCGGGACTGGCGCTGTATGCCGGGCTGGTGGTGCAACTGACGCCATGGATCGGCACGCTGCCGGTCTGGCTGCAGGCGGTGGTATACCTGTTCCTGGGAGTCGCCTGGCTGCTGCCCTTGCGACGCTTCCTGATCTGGATGGAAACCGGCCGCTGGGGATGA